The Emys orbicularis isolate rEmyOrb1 chromosome 14, rEmyOrb1.hap1, whole genome shotgun sequence genome includes a region encoding these proteins:
- the DDX28 gene encoding probable ATP-dependent RNA helicase DDX28, which translates to MALSKAGALMVTPGELVLGGARTSAVRLLLVRWVRSPAGGGGGPPPENVVRISRAMQLRLAREPPRRGREVPVVPTRAGKLLLRSRRPQLSQPRCLTLGRWERPLLVSAGWKHRRSCGDYFQLERSQEQAPALRPPPATGRDGSFQALGLEPALVSALQSLSITQPTAVQRRAIPALLRGGNALCAAETGSGKTLAYLLPLFQKLLSRPSLGPTWPPSPRSLVLLPSRELAEQVRIVASSLGRSVGLRVREIGGGRGMASVKNQLRSDPDADLLVSTPGALCKALRKRMVRLERLCCLVLDEADTLLDPTFLDLVEEVLMQAPIAHSPKEVADQWDTKTQLVIVGATFPEGLGQLLSKVTTLGHFTTLTSKSLHHLLPHVQQKFIRIKGSDKASELLQLIKDQGPSNGALLIFCNNASTVNWLGYILDDHKIKHLRLQGQMPAAMRAGIFNTFQKGQRDVLICTDLASRGLDTSRVELVVNYDFPSTLQDYLHRVGRVGRVGSKVPGTVVSFVTHRWDVDLVRKIETAARRRTSLPGMESAIKEPLPKTDLTQADKQ; encoded by the coding sequence ATGGCGCTGAGCAAGGCCGGGGCGCTGATGGTGACTCCCGGGGAGCTGGTCCTGGGCGGGGCTAGGACTTCCGCCGTGCGACTCCTCCTGGTGCGCTGGGTGCGGAGCCCGGCGGGCGGCGGCGGTGGGCCACCCCCGGAGAACGTGGTGCGGATCTCCCGGGCCATGCAGCTGAGGCTGGCTCGGGAGCCGCCCAGGCGGGGCCGGGAGGTGCCGGTGGTTCCGACCCGGGCGGGGAAGCTGCTGTTGCGGAGCCGGCGGCCGCAGCTGAGCCAGCCTCGCTGCCTGACGCTGGGGCGCTGGGAGCGGCCGCTCCTGGTCTCGGCGGGCTGGAAGCACCGGCGCTCCTGCGGGGACTACTTCCAGCTGGAGCGCTCCCAAGAGCAGGCCCCGGCCCTGCGGCCCCCCCCAGCCACGGGAAGGGACGGCTCCTTCCAggcgctggggctggagccggcgCTGGTGTCCGCCCTGCAGTCCCTCTCCATCACCCAGCCCACGGCCGTGCAGCGCCGCGCCATTCCCGCCCTGCTGCGCGGGGGCAACGCGCTCTGCGCCGCCGAGACGGGCAGCGGCAAGACCCTGGCCTATCTCCTCCCGCTGTTCCAGAAACTCCTGTCTCGGCCCTCGCTGGGCCCGAcctggccgccctcccctcgcAGCCTGGTGCTGCTGCCCTCCCGGGAGCTGGCGGAGCAGGTGCGCATCGTGGCCTCCTCCCTGGGCCGTTCCGTGGGACTGCGGGTGCGGGAGATTGGCGGTGGCCGGGGCATGGCTAGCGTGAAAAACCAGCTCCGCTCGGATCCCGATGCCGACTTGCTGGTGTCCACGCCTGGGGCCCTGTGCAAGGCGCTGCGGAAGCGGATGGTGAGGCTGGAGCGGCTGTGCTGTCTGGTGCTGGATGAGGCTGACACCTTGCTGGACCCCACTTTCCTGGATCTGGTGGAGGAGGTGCTCATGCAAGCCCCCATCGCCCACAGCCCCAAGGAGGTGGCCGACCAGTGGGACACCAAAACCCAGCTAGTGATCGTCGGAGCCACCTTTCCTGAAGGGCTAGGTCAGTTGCTGAGCAAGGTCACCACCCTGGGCCACTTCACCACCCTCACCAGCAAGAGCTTGCATCACCTCCTGCCCCATGTCCAGCAGAAATTCATCCGCATCAAAGGCAGTGACAAGGCATCTGAGCTACTGCAGCTCATCAAAGACCAGGGCCCCTCTAACGGAGCCCTTCTCATCTTCTGCAACAATGCCAGCACCGTCAACTGGCTAGGCTACATCCTAGATGATCACAAAATCAAGCACCTGAGGCTACAGGGACAGATGCCTGCAGCAAtgagagcaggcatttttaaCACCTTCCAGAAGGGACAAAGGGATGTCCTCATCTGCACTGACTTAGCCTCCCGTGGACTGGATACCAGCCGTGTGGAGCTAGTAGTCAACTATGACTTCCCATCCACGTTGCAAGACTATCTCCATCGGGTAGGGCGGGTTGGGCGTGTAGGCAGCAAGGTGCCTGGGACTGTGGTTAGTTTTGTAACCCATCGTTGGGATGTTGATCTGGTGCGGAAGATAGAGACTGCAGCCCGGAGAAGGACCAGTCTCCCTGGGATGGAGTCTGCCATTAAGGAGCCTTTGCCTAAAACAGACCTGACTCAGGCTGACAAACAATGA